One bacterium genomic window carries:
- a CDS encoding polyribonucleotide nucleotidyltransferase: protein MFTVECKIGKKNLTLETGKVAKQANGGVWVKCGDTSVLVTSVVSPEVDKEKDFFPLTVEYQERFYAAGRIPGGFFRREGKPSEREILSSRLIDRPLRPLFPEGFLNEVQIVPTVLSADDTPPDIFGIIGASASLYISDIPFTTPIGAVRIGRINQEFIVNPTYQEKDESDLDIIVAGTKGTIMMLEASANQLDERVILEAIEFAQPIIYQIIDLQEDLRQKAGKEKMEVPIFMIDRELDRRVREFATNLLKEALFIPDKTLRNKKIQEAISQTISHFESISSEQEPQICKVIDIISGEIVRTSILKDGKRADGRNLTSIRPIECQVGILPRTHGSALFTRGQTQGLVITTLGTPEDEQMLDNIEGKKFKQFMLHYNFPPFSVGEIKSMRGPGRREVGHGALAERSLFPVVPPKEKFPYTIRVVSDILESNGSTSMASVCGGSLSLMDAGVPIIAPVAGISIGLVKENNDFALMTDITGLEDAYGDMDFKVAGTKNGITGIQLDIKIPGITNEIIKATLEQAKQGRLFILSEMEKAISQPKKEVSEYAPNIVMMTIPVRKIKDVIGPGGKVIKNITETTGAKINIKDDGSVNISGPDKESTSQAVGMIEYLIEEAEVGKSYRGKVMRVTTFGAFVEILPGKEGLLHISQLADYHVKKVEDVVNEGDEVMVKVIGIDEHDRISLSRKALLHERR from the coding sequence ATGTTTACAGTTGAATGCAAAATAGGTAAGAAAAACCTGACATTAGAAACAGGGAAGGTAGCTAAACAAGCCAACGGTGGTGTCTGGGTAAAATGTGGAGACACTTCTGTTTTAGTTACATCAGTTGTAAGTCCAGAGGTAGATAAAGAAAAAGACTTTTTCCCATTAACCGTTGAGTATCAAGAAAGATTTTATGCGGCGGGTAGAATACCTGGAGGATTTTTCAGACGAGAAGGAAAACCATCCGAGCGTGAAATCTTGAGTAGCAGACTTATTGACCGTCCACTTCGCCCCTTATTTCCTGAAGGATTTTTAAATGAAGTCCAGATAGTTCCTACTGTTTTATCTGCAGATGATACCCCACCAGATATTTTTGGCATCATTGGCGCCTCTGCATCACTTTATATCTCTGATATTCCTTTTACCACACCCATTGGAGCCGTGAGAATAGGAAGGATTAATCAGGAGTTCATCGTCAATCCTACCTATCAAGAAAAAGATGAATCTGACCTGGATATTATTGTTGCAGGCACCAAAGGGACAATTATGATGCTTGAGGCCTCAGCCAATCAGTTAGATGAAAGGGTGATTTTAGAGGCAATTGAGTTTGCTCAACCGATTATTTATCAAATTATTGATTTACAAGAGGATTTGAGACAAAAAGCAGGAAAAGAAAAGATGGAAGTTCCTATATTTATGATTGACAGGGAACTTGACCGCCGGGTTCGAGAATTCGCAACTAATTTACTTAAAGAGGCTCTGTTTATTCCAGATAAAACTTTAAGGAATAAAAAAATTCAGGAGGCTATATCCCAAACAATCTCACATTTTGAATCAATTTCTTCTGAACAGGAACCACAAATTTGTAAAGTAATAGACATTATTAGCGGGGAGATTGTTCGAACCTCTATATTAAAAGATGGTAAAAGGGCTGATGGTCGTAACCTTACTTCAATCAGACCCATAGAATGTCAAGTTGGGATATTACCAAGAACACATGGTTCTGCATTATTTACCAGAGGGCAAACACAGGGGTTAGTCATAACGACATTAGGCACACCAGAAGATGAACAAATGTTAGATAACATTGAAGGGAAGAAATTCAAACAATTTATGTTGCATTACAATTTTCCGCCGTTTAGCGTTGGGGAGATTAAATCAATGCGAGGTCCTGGCAGACGCGAGGTAGGACATGGTGCTTTAGCCGAACGCTCACTTTTCCCTGTCGTTCCACCCAAAGAAAAATTTCCTTACACCATTCGGGTTGTATCAGATATTTTAGAATCAAATGGTTCTACTTCTATGGCTTCGGTATGTGGTGGTTCATTGTCTTTAATGGACGCGGGAGTCCCAATTATTGCCCCTGTTGCAGGAATCAGTATTGGATTAGTTAAAGAAAATAACGACTTCGCTTTAATGACGGATATTACCGGGTTAGAAGATGCTTATGGTGATATGGATTTTAAAGTTGCCGGGACTAAAAATGGCATTACGGGTATTCAATTGGATATAAAGATTCCAGGGATAACTAATGAAATAATAAAAGCAACATTAGAACAGGCTAAACAAGGAAGATTATTCATCTTATCCGAAATGGAAAAGGCTATTTCTCAACCTAAAAAAGAGGTTTCTGAGTATGCCCCTAATATTGTTATGATGACTATTCCGGTGAGAAAGATTAAAGATGTTATTGGCCCTGGCGGAAAGGTAATCAAAAATATCACAGAGACTACTGGAGCAAAAATTAATATTAAAGATGATGGGTCGGTAAATATCTCTGGACCGGATAAAGAATCCACCTCACAAGCAGTAGGGATGATTGAGTATTTAATTGAAGAAGCTGAAGTAGGCAAAAGTTATCGCGGCAAAGTGATGAGAGTTACCACCTTCGGTGCATTTGTAGAAATACTACCTGGCAAAGAAGGATTGCTTCATATATCTCAATTAGCCGATTATCATGTCAAAAAAGTTGAGGATGTAGTTAATGAAGGAGACGAAGTAATGGTTAAGGTGATTGGGATTGATGAGCATGATAGAATCAGTTTAAGCCGAAAGGCACTGCTTCACGAACGAAGATAG